Within the Papaver somniferum cultivar HN1 unplaced genomic scaffold, ASM357369v1 unplaced-scaffold_132, whole genome shotgun sequence genome, the region GCATTGTTGATCAAAAggtgaatgttctaactcatgaacatggagtttctacggtcaaaaggatcaaggatatcgataataccttttatgatggtgtcatggagaggtatgaagttatcaaagaagcctgattttattttgtctaggaaacttcttatgataatttattcttgtgttttaagaaggataactagggtttggaatagcaaatattatgattacacatagattTTGTCAACGATTTTCattttgcaatgttttagatttatttatttaaattctaagttatttggaagatgattttgcagtattaatttttattggttttatatattgcaaaacaaattatgggatatgtgtgtgtacgtctgtgaactatgattatctcatatgtcaaaagttaagtctattatgtctttatgaaaatattgataaaagatagaatgaacttttgaatattccaaaGTATTGATAttttcctgatccacttctatgtgaaagtattgtatagctccgtaagttttcttatgttgagcatttccgattaactTAATCattaaggtcttcttgtggttaatttattcgagttttctggatataaattcatgcatgtgattttttaatgtccaaagaaatccttcttttctcataaaagtaaggtcgctcttgttgttctttcgggaatgacattttatggaggagaattcttaattgaacttgtgcttaattgccaaatctttgtggggagtgcagttgtggaatatAGTAtgagttatcttatatctttataaactccttgatgaatacactaagtttcgactatgtgaaatcatcgaaacaaagttgatatgttctcttttattcatgaataatctctttcagaatttcattatgatcccgctagttttcgtacctttcccagtttatattgacaaaaagggggagaattattttgtagttcacactacatacatatggtttacggatcattatgtaataagggggagtggttttcattgtgagatgaactattgactaagggggagtgatacatatcaccgtagtactattgtcaaagttgtgatacaattgaactttgatgttgtgtaataatactatgatactgtataacaataattgagaacatctgttttcttattgttgtggctacggatcttcaacaacaatgatgctgagttgaacgcgTCCAGAATCACAtgagtacttggagtgacaaaGAATTCAAgggatgttgaagaaccaagggaatcaagcatgttggatgagaagctacaaagtttatttattttgtaatccatatgtattgatagttttgtcactaaaattgacaaagggggagattgatagagcagcaagtgtttctatctcaagcttgtttgtaaagtttagttttcaaaacataagtcttgatttctagtctacttatagttatgtctcggattaggatagaatgtgtagttgagctttagacttcacgacgttcattgattgaagacgaatatctactgagaagatcttggaggaacttcatcaacaaaaggtatgtggagactaaaacttatctatcactcagaagtttattctattctatctcctattgagactaagtcgtatagctatatagacttttacatgatacacatttgatatttcgagctgagtttaactcgcttatatctttctcgaaatatgtgttggaaagctttttgctttagctacgttcatcattattattgacgaatttatttggaaacaatttattagttggaaactaaataatgaatcaaaaaatgatcatgtgaaaattgccttgaaacatcttacatgatttgtgtgagacagtcatttgatgtagactcggaatgtttcgcattgatcatccgatcacttgaaaattacttataagctaatggtatgtgtgagacaaccattgtcgtcttctaaggatgtttcaatgattgtaatgggagtttagaacaattagtcattgtctggatataacacagtatgcataccagtatgaagactgttgtggtatgattcaggttcgggaaccaagtttgcataccaccatgcgaacggttttaactgctAAAATCCGGGaaacaagtttgcataccagtatgcgaacgattcTACTGAATTAGGTCCggaatgacagtatgcgtacccgtttgcgaactgtcggtcAAGACctaagtccggaacttaagtttgtgtacccgtttgcaaactgagttggtttaagttctaaaatcggttaagtatgatttcatactcatgaaaaaatatatttataaattaaggaaagcaatctttgcaaaccgtggctaaatgtttatgaattgattctcttgaatcaatccgattttgtttcaattgtgtcttgtatacttctatgagaatataaacaattgaaaaactctatgagtaacacaattagattcatgtgattatcatttgatctggaagtgttagatgaatgtggttaatacaaaagtgttgataacttcagttaactattgttgagccaactcaatatacactttTGGTTACgactacccatatctaaatgaaggtatatttcatttgtgtgtaacaagctatgaccatctaacggtggagatacatttcttggttttaagcaaacatagattgaatcttaaatcaggtttcatctagcgggtgaatattgattgctttgtttcaaagctatcaaaccctgatttgaagactatataagggagaactctagcaactggaaaacctaattcccacacctcctgtgttatactagttgcgtattagagtcgattctcctttaacctaggtttttcctaaaaccattataagctaatgacttaaagacttcattgggattctgaagccagacccaactattttctctgtaattgcgtgttctgatcttacttgttcaatcgtattgagtactatcttctctaagatttgctcgagatttatctccgataggtaagatataaaaagtaatcacaacgatctttgtctcattctttgtgattccataataacttcttctactaccatatagttaagttattgtgaggtgattgatatttctaggccgttcttcgggaatataatactggattatcaattggttctttttcaccttgatttatcagaagacggaacaaaaaattcgtaggtatttctgtaggagacaaatttatctatcagaatagacttttctgtgggagacagatttgtttataaagtctttgactttgggttgtagcaacttttagttgtagtTGAGATCAGCTAACAGAATCAAGTGCGTgaaacttggttagggctcaactacattccagtacgaagttaacttgtattaggctagtgtctgtagcggcttagtacagtgtggtgttcaaatatggactaggtcctggggtttttctgcatttgcggttttctcgttaacaaaacttctagtatctgtgtttttttttcccgcattatatttgtttatataattgaaataccacaagttgtacgtagttcaatcaattggtagattcgacctttggttgttgattgaaattgattgacacttgaacattggtatttggtaccgttcaagttatctctcatatcaatcaggctcacagatctctatttgttcgattgcagattgtattgagaaattgagatataactcttggatatatttccttgattgagtctgactgtctagttgatgctcctggaattatattggagttagtacatccagatttccgaacgaaatattgggtgtggttgttagaccccccgctttttcagatgtgTTCACCAAAGGGCTTGGGCCGGGTTGTTATGTTCCATTCCTGTACTCGCAAGTTAAAGTACTTTATCGAGTCATTAACTTGAAGAGGAGTATTTGATGATGATTTTTGTTAGAGGAGAGCAAAAAGTGATCCGAGGAGAACAAAAATCCCAATCAACTCGCTTATTAAGCCTGATTCAATTTATTTGTCTGACTCAGACCAATCTACCCGTACTACAATTTGTCACTCATAGCTCAAACTCGGCCACtttccaacaccaccaccaaccccATCTGTGTGACCTAGAAGAAGATCATGATTTAGAAAGAATATATTTTGAATTATCGGCGATTACGAGTGAACCCATATTGGTTTCCGTTCTATGTTATGTTTTCTCAAGAAGGAGACAACCAATCTAGTAGACGATTCAGGAATGACTTTGGGGTTTTAGTACCAATAATTCCATGACCATCTTTCATTAATAAGTTTATAATCTGCTTTATTACCAAATAACTGATAAGATATGGGTAAGTTTCATGATTCATCGGTATAAACGTTGAAAACCTAAACAACATGGAATCCATAATGCATAAAGAGAAAGACATGGGATCCAGTGATGAACATCCCTAAACCAATGGTGCGACCAGCATCAGGAGATTAAGAATTCGAAATAGTCATAATAGATTTCTGATTGCAGTTAGATAAGAGATATGTAGatttaaaatttggtttttttccttCATGGAGGAGACTCTTGATTAGTTTGTTTGAGTAGCTCCATTGATACTGTTTGATCTATTTTTCGCGTTTCATTTTGATTGTTGGTTTGGATAGTAAATCATGACGAGTCCATGATGACTGCAGCGATGGCGGAAATGAGAAGTTTTTGTTTGAAGGACGGAGACAAAGTTAATTGATTGCGAGTATGAAAAGGGTAGTTCAGTCCGAGTtaggaaaaacaatcaaaatcgaTCTAATAAACGAGTCGACTATGATTTTTACTCTCCTCGAATTATATTTTGCTATCCTCTAACAAAATTGTTAGATGATATATAAGTATATCAAGAGTATCACTTTGTTTTATGTTTCCCAATAAAATTTTCACATTgacaaaatatctttttttaataattattgGGCAATTACTAATTTGATAAAGATTAGTAGATTAGATAGAAATCGCATAAAGATTGCAAAGACCTATATATTAATGAACATTTACACCATGAGAGCTTATAAAATGTGCATGGAGCAATCATGGATGATGGAGCTAGGCCAGGATTTTTGAGTTTTAGACTTGAGATTTTGTAAGACTTAACTTCGTGACTTCATCCATGCTAATCCTCTTGCTAAAAGTTAATACTTCACACTGTTTTTGGCTATTCTTGTTCAACCCCGAAATGAAATGacaagtacaaagaaaatgttatCAATGCTATATCACTCTCTTTAAACCACCTAAGAAGAGAATAAATTAATGAATAAATGAACCCATCCTGTATACACCGACATTCACACTCCAAAGCAAAAATCGTCCTTAACAACAAACCACTTAAATACCATATAAGCAACGATATTCTAATCAACCTACGAACAATCCTCTAATGTTATTGCATGGCCATCACCAAACTCATCATTTTCTTTGTCGTCCTTCTCAGACTAATTCCAGCTTTAGGTTTGAGACGTTCGTTTGAAGGTGGTGGCGAATGGCAACTCTTGCAAAAAAATATCGGAATATCACCTATGCATATGCAACTCCTCCATAACAACAAAATAGTGATGTACGATAGAACTGATTTTGGCAGATCAAATCTCTCTTTATCAAATGGCCGCTGCCGCGTTGATTCTTCGGATACCGCCTTAGAAAGGGACTGTACTGCTCATTCTTTACTATATGATGTTGAAGCGAACTCATTTCGACCTCTAATGGTCCATACTGACACATTTTGTTCATCCGGCGCTGTACTTCCAAATGGAATGCTAGTACAAACAGGTGGATTCAATGATGGTGAACGGGTTGTACGTACATTTGCTCCCTGCAACAATGAAAGATGTGATTGGACTGAACACGTGAACTATCTTTCAGCCCGACGATGGTACGCTACTAACCAAATACTGCCAGATGGTCGAATAATCATCGTTGGCGGTAGGAGACAATATAGCTACGAATTCTACCCGAAAAGAGATTCAGCATCCTCGAATTTACGCAACTTGACTTTTTTAAGAGAGACTCGTGATGCTTCCGAGGATAACTTATATCCATTTGTACATCTTTTACCAGATGgaaacttattcatcttcactCACACAAGAtcaattgtgtacacatatatctcactatcggacacgtgcatacagaaaggtacgtggaaagcatgcaagccgaaacatcaaaacatgatgcgtcacgaagcaccaaataaaccccgaggagttgctttatctcatccccagaagaggggctaagatcaacggtggagagaaagttagctgacacggactgacaggggcagaagacacttgtctgacacgagcagacctctcaactacccgcattaaacactctgagcagtgcacgtgtcgaccaacctgtggaacgagcgaagatgcctccgcgggatcaagggggaaacgcagacctccgcgtgatggacgcaaggacacgagaagataaggttccaacggtcttcagaaatgggtcccacgttccaaccttataaatacccaatctccacaaagaggaagggggatcggaaaaacatcaggagagaaggagagagagagagagagaatagtaagggtaagttaatcccttagtggagagaaacatgtaaacccaaagtcattcaactattcgtgtaaccgtgaataatatagtagaacaacaaaccccgtggatgtaggccttagtgctgaaccacgtaaaccttggtcttatttacatttcagcactttacattcatttagctccgcacgtatttgcttatatgttttgttttcctttaatacttgtatcccatgcatgatcgccacgcacggggtagttggaggaggccatgataaacccgaaggttttgagccaatgaatccacatcagggtatcatcatcgtaatctctttagacgttaatgattgattgtgtgcATTCGGACCCccacgtagttcgtgtgtccacatcAATCTTACTTGATTATGTTCATAATCATGTGATTAAAGAATACCCACAAATCCCTAGTGCTAACCCGAGAAATTATCCTAGTTCGGGTTCATCCATTCTACTTCCCCTTGATTTTTCATCCTTAGAAGATCCCAAGAAAGTTGTAGCTGAAATCATAATTTGTGGCGGTGCACCACCACGTAGTTACTTACATGCAGGGCGAGGCAATTTCGTACATGCAAGTTCAACGTGTGGACGATTAAAGGTATCAGATCCACATCCAGTCTGGGTAATGGAACAAATGCCCTTTCCTCGGGTCATGGGTGACATGCTCATCTTACCAACAGGTGACCTGATGATCATTAATGGAGCACGTAGAGGTACTGCAGGTTGGCTTTTGGGTCGTGATCCAGTTCTGGAACCCATCAGGTATAGTCCCCATGAAAATGTAAATAATAGGTTTTCGATGATGAACCCGTCAACCCGACCTAGAATGTATCATTCCACAGCTGTATTAGTACCCGATGGGAGAATTATAGTAGGAGGAAGTAATCCGAACGAAGGTTATAATTTCACTGGAGTATTATTCCCTACTGATTTAAGCTTAGAAGCATATCATCCACCATACTTAGCACCGCATAGTGCAGCTATCAGACCCAGAATCACAAATATTGGTAATGCTTTAACATATGGGGGATCTAGGGACATTTTGTTCACTGTTTCTGCATTTCGAGGGAAGAATGCAATATCGGTTCGTATTCTATCACCGTCCTTTTCGACGCATTCTTTTGGGATGAGTCAGAGAATGGTGGTTTTTAGGTTAAATTCTGTTTCGCAACACCATTCACATTCACAGTCTGCATATCGAGCGACTGTGACCGGACCAACAACTGCTCGGATTGCACCACCTGGGTACTACATGTTGTTTGTGGTTCATGCTGGTGTACCCAGTCCTGGTGTTTGGATTAGAATTAATTCTTGACATTGTGACTGGACAATCTAAGTTCTAACATGAATTGTAATAGCACTTGCTATGTATTTTGATTCATATATCACAGTTCATTTCCAGTGAGTTATAATTTGTCGCCTCTATGTATGAACGTACGAGACTTCAACACATTATTACGTACACGAGTATGATGACTCAGAACAGAAGCTTCCACTTCCTGGACCGAGGAGAGAAAGTGAGAAACAAAGAAGATTATCACGTCACAGTGTCACAATCAGGACCGGCCTTGAGGCAAAGTCAATGAAGGTTGACTTTGGGGCAGCAACCAGCGGGGGCAACAAAGCTAGGGGTGTCATggttaaaataaaagcaaaactggTTTAAAATGTAATTAGAGATAAACATTGGGACGAATTCGTAAGAAAATAAGGGGCACATTATAGataaatattttagttagtagtCCCACtataaaaatataattaaaaatttcagaaacaAACTTTTGTTTAGCCTCAATCGATCTTCTCTGGTCTGTACTGTTCTAAATCCCTCTTTCCCCCTCTCTATCACGTCGACCACCATTAATGGCGATTACTCATGTAAAATTGATTATTCATTATACAGATGCAACAATCATGATACAAATTCAATttaatttttttgagttttctaAAAAGAATCCCTGATTTAATATTTTAGGGCAGAAACTTCAAGTACTCAATTCAGTTAAACTTAAATTTTCCATTGTTTGTTGGTTGCttattttgtatttgttctaAAACTACTTCgaatcttcaattttatcaaaactTCTGTGTCTTGGAAGGCACATAAATTGTTTTCCCAAATGCCTGGTAAGTGGGGAGGAGAATTTTTTCCTTGCAAATGGATTGTGGTTTTCTTTAAGAAGATCGGCAACAATGGGTTCTTTACCAACATGCGCTTTTGGATTCTGCAGATCATAGTGATTGGTTTGATGATTGATCGATTTGGTAGCACCTATTGTACATCTGCTAGAAAGGTATGTGCATAAGTGATTAAACTTTCAAGTTCAGAATGTACCTTTGTGCTGCATAAGTGATTATTTACACCCGAACTATGTGGAAGACTTATAACTCAAGGGATGGTTGTAAGGATTGTTTTGCAATCTAAAAATAGTTAGTAGTTTGGTAAGTTTTGGCGTGCTCAATGTTGTCCGTGTTGTAAACAATTGACATGTCTAACAGGGAAGAATTATTGTTCTCCCGATTGTCTGCCGGAAAGGGTTATTGGCAGTCATCGTACATGGATATTAAAATGAACTTCCTATTAATCATATTACAGTTGGTGATCAGTGGTCTTATTGAAATGGAAATGTACAACAAAACTGTGTCGCTCAATTTATCTCAAACGTGTACGGGTACCAGGATGGATGGGGCAACAATTTTACCATAACTTCGGGGCATCCAAATCTCAGGGCCGGCCCTGGTCACAATCGATTTAAAAAGGTCCCAAATAATTCCAACCATGGGCATTGCAGTTGAATTTCAGGATCTGTAGTGGAAAATTGGATTTCTTGGAATATAACGCGGTTAAGCAATCTATTTCTTTCCACATAAACTCATGAACGATGATAAACGTCACCTACTAAAACCTAAGATAGGCCCCATTCCGGGGAAAAAACAAAGCGAAAGtgctttctttctcttttcttttcttttttctgccGAGAAATAAAAATCTACCGGGCATAGATCCGCAGCAACCAGGCGTTATAAAAGTACTTTCTAGTTGGTGGCTATTTAACGCCAACTTCGTAAAAGAACCGATCCTGTATTATTCTAGAACATTTCTAGTTAGCAAATTAAATTATATTATGTCTCTAGTGGTATAAAAATGGTGGTCTAtggttttcaaaaagaaaagactaTATTGGagagaaaaatcaaattcaaaaagggGAGCTGACCGTAAGGATCACGATTTATAAATCATGATAAGgatctttttgtcctatatgaaacggTATCAGCACTTAGTAGAACTGATATCCCCTATATAAATCATGATAAGGATCTGCAACCTCctaaaaattaaaatagaaaacattAGATTACCGACTTAATTAATACAATTTTCTAATTATTCTGGGTAGTGTTAGTGTCAATGAataaatatgaaggtatcctcGTCACATCTCCGAAGGATAATGATTTCAGGACTTAAATCTCCTCCACGGATTTAACTTTACCCAGTGGCGGAGCCAGCTTTTAAGTTTAAGGGGGCTAAATTTTTTTCTGATAAACTAGGTGGACTAAATTATATTTctttttagaaattagggaacTAAATTCTAATAACTAGAGGACTAAATATTAAAAAACTAACAAAATTAAGGGTTGAATATTGATTTTGGAAATTTTAGGGGGGCTAGAGcaagggttagtcaacccttggctccgcccTTGACTAGCGCAGAATGCATGATACTTCACACCTTTTTGCATCTTTCTCAAAAATAGCTTTCTTTGCCGAATATCGAATTGCTGACACAATGAAAAGGAATAATCCAGGAGACTCTGAAAGCTTTCACAAAATGCATTCATACTTCATAAGTATAGGTAcaaggaaaaagaagatgatCCCCTTTCCCAATCTTATGATTACAGTGACACATTGTTCAGTATCCACATTGATCCCCTTGCGTCTAAGCATGGTTCTGGTAGGTAAAGAGTTGTGAAAATATGCCCACATCATAAAGCTTAccttattagattttttttttccagagcaAAGATATCTATCGAAAATGATTATCTAATCTCCTAGTTCTGTTAAAGTAGGTACTTAATCCAAATCTCTTCTAAAAGTATCTCATTTCAACTTCTCATTTGCATTTAAAAAGTTTTTCTTAGAAATGCAGTGTCATCCCCCTTCTTGAATCACATCAGCTATTGAAACCTGTTTGAATTCCAAGCCTTATAAATAACTGGAAAGAGATTCTTCAGACAACCTCTATCAAGCCATTTGTCAATCCAGAATCTGACAGGTTTACTATTACCAATCTGAAAGATAGAGTGATTTTGTTGTTCCCGCACAATGTTAGTGACATTTTTCCATAAGCTGCAACATTGAGCTGAACTATCCTCTGCTAGCATCAAAACATTGTCTCTTTAGATTTGATTTTTGTTGAACAATCCTCCTCTAGAGATCATTCTTGCAGTTAACATATCACTAAGCCTATTATGCATCTAAGGCGTTTTTGTGGCTCTCAAACTTCTATACCAGGACCACCACTTTACTTACGAGTACAAACTTTAATCCAAGCTTCCCAAGCTATTCTCTTTTTGCCTAAAACATTAAGGTAAGTCCATGATTATAACACGCACAAAACTCAATGACTTTAGCATTTTAAGATAAGTCTCCAATTTGAATCCTTAAAGTCATTGGACTTATGATAACTTATGATAACAAATCTGATTGCGGAATCCAAGTTATTTCAAGCTTGGAAAACATGAGGAATATTAAGTTCAAGAGCTTCTAAAATGAGGTTATCCACACTTTCTGCAAGGCATGTTCCTAGGTTTCATAGAAAATACCTTGGAATCCAAACTAAAACTCCAATGCAAATTGTGTTGAGCACCATTCAAGAATTTCCCTCAATCTTGTTGTTGATTTTGTTTGTAAATTAATTGTCCCTTCCTGATAATTAATTTTGTGGGCCAAGATTGAACGCAATTTGGGACGGCGCTCAATGCATTTCTGACCGGTGATTTTGGAATctattccaaatgctgaggtatCATGGAACTTGGAAGAGAGAATTCTtacaccataagacttgctccaATATATATCTTTTGGTTGGAAAAAAGAAGTTGCTTAACACAAGTTTGAAACAATCTTGTGTTTTCGGCTAAAGAAAACTGACACGTCACAACAACGAAGATCTCTGGTTCAGATAGAGTTATCACTAGCACATACTAATTAAAGTTTATTGTTGAAATCTCTTTTAGGATTACCACAAGAGGGAGAGGTTACTGCAACTAAACTATATGCTGCTCAGAGCAAGGATATGAGTCTGTGGAGACATGAATGAGCTTCGATGTTAAGCAAGTGCTACCTACGGTATTATTTGTGCCTTGAGCGGCTTTATATAACTCAGTATCAACCAAAATAGTGCTAAGTAATTGAGGTATCAACATTTCCAACTTGAACTGTGTTTTCTGTAACTATGAAGAAGAGACCTTGCGACATCTATTTGTTCACTGCAGTTCGGTTAGTAAGATTTTGGAATCGTATGATCTTACCACTCTCATTCATTGTT harbors:
- the LOC113332881 gene encoding aldehyde oxidase GLOX-like; this encodes MHMQLLHNNKIVMYDRTDFGRSNLSLSNGRCRVDSSDTALERDCTAHSLLYDVEANSFRPLMVHTDTFCSSGAVLPNGMLVQTGGFNDGERVVRTFAPCNNERCDWTEHVNYLSARRWYATNQILPDGRIIIVGGRRQYSYEFYPKRDSASSNLRNLTFLRETRDASEDNLYPFVHLLPDGNLFIFTHTRSILLDYVHNHVIKEYPQIPSANPRNYPSSGSSILLPLDFSSLEDPKKVVAEIIICGGAPPRSYLHAGRGNFVHASSTCGRLKVSDPHPVWVMEQMPFPRVMGDMLILPTGDLMIINGARRGTAGWLLGRDPVLEPIRYSPHENVNNRFSMMNPSTRPRMYHSTAVLVPDGRIIVGGSNPNEGYNFTGVLFPTDLSLEAYHPPYLAPHSAAIRPRITNIGNALTYGGSRDILFTVSAFRGKNAISVRILSPSFSTHSFGMSQRMVVFRLNSVSQHHSHSQSAYRATVTGPTTARIAPPGYYMLFVVHAGVPSPGVWIRINS